The proteins below come from a single Paramormyrops kingsleyae isolate MSU_618 chromosome 25, PKINGS_0.4, whole genome shotgun sequence genomic window:
- the chrnb3a gene encoding neuronal acetylcholine receptor subunit beta-3a, producing the protein MKLAAALLCAALSLAAATVRALEDFVSLAEMEDSLLRNLFLGYQKWVRPVLHANDTITVRFGLKISQLVDVDEKNQLMTTNVWLWQEWIDYKMRWNPEDYGGITSIRVPSETIWLPDIVLYENADGRFEGSLMTKAIVKFNGTVTWTPPASYKSSCTMDVTFFPFDQQNCSMKFGSWTYDGHMVDLVLVDDHVDRKDFFDNGEWEILNATGARGSRQDGVYSYPYVTYSFILKRLPLFYTLFLIIPCLGLSFLTVLVFYLPSDEGEKLSLSTSVLVSLTVFLLVIEDIIPSSSKVIPLIGEYLLFIMIFVTFSIIVTVFVINVHHRSSATYHPMAPWVKSLFLQKLPRLLCMRGHTDRYRYPDIQLRSPELKPRCKKQARPQAGKEDENIAWLALLERATDSVRYISRHIKKEHFIREVVQDWKFVAQVLDRIFLWAFLTVSILGTIFIFTPALQMYLSTPS; encoded by the exons ATGAAGTTGGCCGCTGCCCTCCTCTGCGCGGCGCTCTCGCTGGCTGCGGCCACCGTCCGAG CCCTGGAGGATTTCGTATCCCTGGCCGAGATGGAGGATTCCCTCCTGAGGAACCTCTTTCTTGGATACCAGAAATGGGTCCGGCCTGTCCTGCACGCCAACGACACCATCACCGTCCGATTTGGCCTCAAGATCTCCCAGCTGGTGGATGTG GATGAGAAAAACCAGCTTATGACCACCAACGTCTGGCTGTGGCAG GAGTGGATCGATTATAAGATGCGGTGGAACCCAGAAGATTATGGTGGGATCACATCCATCCGAGTTCCTTCAGAGACCATCTGGCTGCCTGACATCGTGCTGTATGAGAA CGCTGATGGACGCTTTGAGGGCTCTCTGATGACGAAAGCGATCGTCAAGTTTAACGGCACCGTTACCTGGACGCCGCCGGCCAGCTACAAATCCTCCTGCACTATGGACGTCACCTTCTTTCCCTTCGACCAGCAGAATTGCTCCATGAAGTTCGGCTCGTGGACCTATGACGGCCACATGGTGGACCTGGTCCTGGTGGATGATCATGTGGACCGCAAGGACTTTTTTGACAACGGGGAGTGGGAGATTCTCAATGCTACCGGGGCCAGAGGCAGCCGCCAGGACGGGGTGTACTCTTACCCCTACGTCACCTACTCCTTCATCCTCAAGAGGCTCCCGCTCTTCTACACGCTGTTCCTCATCATCCCGTGCCTGGGTCTGTCATTCCTCACCGTGCTGGTCTTCTACCTTCCCTCCGATGAGGGTGAGAAGCTCTCGTTGTCCACCTCCGTCCTAGTTTCCCTCACCGTCTTCTTACTGGTCATCGAGGACATCATCCCTTCCTCGTCCAAGGTCATTCCACTCATCGGCGAGTACCTCCTCTTCATCATGATCTTCGTCACCTTCTCCATCATCGTAACTGTCTTCGTCATCAACGTTCATCACCGCTCGTCCGCCACCTACCACCCCATGGCGCCCTGGGTGAAGAGCCTCTTCTTGCAGAAGTTGCCCAGGCTGCTGTGCATGCGGGGTCACACCGACCGCTACCGCTATCCGGACATTCAGCTACGTAGCCCTGAGCTCAAGCCCCGGTGCAAAAAGCAAGCCAGGCCTCAGGCTGGCAAGGAGGATGAGAACATCGCCTGGCTGGCCTTGCTGGAGAGGGCCACCGATTCTGTGCGGTACATCTCCCGGCACATCAAGAAAGAGCATTTCATCCGTGAG GTGGTCCAGGACTGGAAGTTTGTGGCCCAGGTTTTGGACCGTATTTTTCTGTGGGCCTTCCTCACCGTGTCCATCCTGGGCACCATTTTTATCTTTACCCCAGCTCTGCAGATGTACCTCAGCACACCTTCCTGA